The following coding sequences lie in one Halogeometricum rufum genomic window:
- a CDS encoding NosD domain-containing protein, with protein sequence MALLTPSETKWVVAAVAAVLVLASLSFALTPVSGEQLRPVAFSDTVSMGGTGVDARRADAEGFAIPRAEVFFSGYRYVVGYVGVDTAASELADPGTQRQFGRPLAVYVSDFSTVTPTLTDEGFVVPERGRAVGWTAGPSAHFVVGSDARVPSGPTVLPFSEAADARRFAAAHGGSVVDWETLQSRLGDRLQDRLARFERAEATRHAWANDTVAAAEARADRPRSVVVGRDAPTVAAAVAAAPPNTTVYLPPGTYDVDAVEVNDSVTLAGAGPDTVVRGDGEGSVLVLRADGAAVRNLRVEGVGPVGSRGVDSRNESMDWDTTVQLAYGYGDAAVVLDGVDGGVVADVTIDTPASGVVVRDSDDSVLRNLTVRGADTASEGFMGAVLIGGRSVVEESTFVGGRDGVYTHRADGSVVRDNRFSPGRYGVHEMYTSGTLVAENAVRDAQMGVVVMTRPTDNLVVGNVVRDSTYGVVPAGGDSYYGENVLVGNVYGLTVAGDRNTFDSNVVVDNEVGMRAAEILPSNWVVRNDVVDNERRVSSNLGPLRTWTTHGVGNHWGALPIPDANGDGVYDRAYYPSGTVDGRLGETPGATTLAQSPAAATLRRVRDVVSGLRQTGVVDTAARTRPFDPAAVAAATGEWNETASTGGGASA encoded by the coding sequence ATGGCGCTTCTCACGCCGTCGGAGACGAAGTGGGTCGTCGCCGCGGTGGCGGCGGTACTCGTCCTCGCCAGCCTCTCGTTCGCCCTGACGCCCGTCAGCGGCGAGCAACTGCGCCCCGTGGCGTTCTCCGACACCGTGAGCATGGGCGGGACGGGCGTCGACGCCCGTCGGGCCGACGCGGAGGGGTTCGCCATCCCGCGCGCGGAGGTGTTCTTCTCGGGCTACCGCTACGTCGTCGGCTACGTCGGCGTCGACACCGCGGCGAGCGAACTCGCCGACCCGGGGACGCAGCGACAGTTCGGGCGGCCGTTGGCCGTCTACGTCTCGGACTTCTCGACGGTGACGCCGACGCTGACCGACGAGGGGTTCGTCGTCCCCGAACGCGGCCGGGCCGTCGGGTGGACGGCCGGGCCGTCGGCCCACTTCGTCGTCGGCAGCGACGCCCGGGTCCCCTCCGGTCCGACGGTGCTCCCGTTCTCCGAGGCGGCGGACGCCCGGCGGTTCGCCGCGGCCCACGGCGGCAGCGTGGTGGACTGGGAGACGCTCCAGTCGCGCCTCGGCGACCGCCTGCAGGACCGCCTCGCCCGGTTCGAACGCGCGGAGGCGACTCGGCACGCGTGGGCGAACGACACGGTGGCGGCGGCCGAGGCGCGCGCGGACCGGCCGCGGTCGGTCGTCGTCGGCCGCGACGCCCCCACCGTCGCCGCCGCCGTCGCCGCGGCCCCGCCGAACACCACCGTCTACCTGCCGCCGGGGACGTACGACGTGGACGCCGTCGAGGTGAACGACTCCGTCACCCTCGCCGGCGCGGGGCCGGACACCGTCGTCCGCGGCGACGGCGAGGGGAGCGTCCTCGTCCTCCGGGCGGACGGCGCGGCGGTTCGGAACCTCCGCGTCGAGGGCGTCGGCCCCGTCGGAAGTCGCGGCGTCGACAGCCGAAACGAGTCGATGGACTGGGACACCACGGTCCAGTTGGCATACGGCTACGGCGACGCCGCCGTCGTGCTGGACGGCGTCGACGGCGGCGTCGTCGCCGACGTGACGATAGACACGCCCGCCAGCGGCGTCGTCGTCCGCGACAGCGACGACTCCGTGCTGCGGAACCTGACCGTCCGCGGCGCCGACACCGCCTCGGAGGGGTTCATGGGCGCCGTCCTCATCGGCGGGCGGAGCGTGGTCGAGGAGTCCACGTTCGTCGGCGGCCGCGACGGCGTCTACACGCACCGCGCGGACGGGAGCGTCGTCAGAGACAACCGCTTTTCGCCCGGTCGCTACGGCGTCCACGAGATGTACACCTCCGGGACGCTGGTCGCAGAAAACGCCGTGCGCGACGCGCAGATGGGCGTCGTCGTGATGACCCGACCGACGGACAACCTCGTCGTCGGCAACGTCGTCCGAGACAGCACCTACGGCGTCGTCCCCGCCGGCGGCGACTCCTACTACGGCGAGAACGTCCTCGTCGGCAACGTGTACGGTCTGACGGTCGCGGGCGACCGGAACACGTTCGACTCGAACGTCGTCGTCGACAACGAGGTGGGGATGCGCGCGGCGGAGATTCTGCCGTCGAACTGGGTGGTCCGCAACGACGTGGTGGACAACGAACGACGCGTCTCCTCGAACCTCGGCCCCCTGCGGACGTGGACGACACACGGCGTCGGCAACCACTGGGGCGCCCTCCCCATCCCGGACGCGAACGGCGACGGCGTCTACGACCGGGCGTACTACCCGTCCGGGACCGTAGACGGCCGCCTCGGCGAGACGCCGGGCGCGACGACGCTGGCGCAGTCGCCCGCCGCCGCGACCCTCCGCCGCGTCCGGGACGTGGTCTCGGGACTGCGACAGACGGGCGTCGTCGACACGGCGGCGCGGACGCGGCCGTTCGACCCGGCGGCGGTGGCCGCGGCGACCGGCGAGTGGAACGAGACGGCGTCGACGGGGGGAGGTGCGTCGGCGTGA
- a CDS encoding nitrous oxide reductase accessory protein NosL: MCNRRHADGGPGLRRRRVLFAGAAVGAAALSGCLGGGGGGDRASAPPAETIPEGATCEVCGMNIRQNPGPSAEIFYRDQRPNDHENPARFDSTWEAYQYEFEKDDAGWEDVAFYVTDHSAVDYRTFEDGGDTFISRHYEASTFVPAADVTYVVDSEVKGAMGRDLVGFTEEADAESFRSEWGGSLATHDEVTPEVVAGLGR; this comes from the coding sequence ATGTGCAACCGACGACACGCGGACGGCGGTCCCGGACTCCGACGACGGCGCGTCCTCTTCGCCGGTGCCGCCGTGGGGGCGGCGGCGCTCTCGGGATGTCTCGGGGGCGGCGGTGGCGGCGACCGGGCGTCGGCGCCGCCGGCGGAGACGATACCCGAGGGCGCGACGTGCGAGGTGTGCGGGATGAACATTCGGCAGAACCCCGGCCCCTCGGCGGAGATTTTCTACCGCGACCAGCGACCGAACGACCACGAGAACCCCGCGCGGTTCGACAGCACGTGGGAGGCCTACCAGTACGAGTTCGAGAAGGACGACGCCGGGTGGGAGGACGTCGCCTTCTACGTCACCGACCACTCCGCGGTGGACTACCGGACGTTCGAGGACGGCGGCGACACGTTCATCTCGCGGCACTACGAGGCGTCGACGTTCGTGCCGGCCGCGGACGTGACGTACGTCGTGGACTCCGAGGTGAAGGGGGCGATGGGGCGTGACCTCGTCGGCTTCACCGAGGAGGCGGACGCGGAGTCGTTCCGGTCGGAGTGGGGCGGGTCGCTGGCGACGCACGACGAGGTGACGCCCGAAGTCGTCGCCGGCCTCGGGCGGTGA
- a CDS encoding methylmalonyl-CoA mutase family protein, whose protein sequence is MYDEDELADIREAREDWESETRDPTRERFGERKDRFATVSNLEVDDLYTPNDVAGVDYEEDLGFPGEFPFTRGPYPTMYRGRTWTMRQFAGFGTAEETNDRFHFLVENGQTGLSTAFDMPSLMGKDSDDPLSDGEVGKEGVAVDTLRDMEILFDGIDVGEVSTSFTINPSAPVIYAMYVALADQQGVPREEIRGTLQNDMLKEFIAQKEWVIPPAPSLDMVTDTVEFAAEQTPKFHPISVSGYHIREAGSTAVQELAFTLADGFAYVEDALERGMDIDTVAPLLSFFFNSHNSIFEEVAKFRAARRIYARVMEEWYDAEDDASKRLKFHTQTAGQSLTAQQPLNNIVRVTIQALAGVLGGTQSLHTNSFDEALALPGEEAVRVALRTQQIIAEESGAADVIDPLGGSFFVESLTDEVEAEAMAYIEEIREMGDGSVRDGVLAGIDEGYFHREIQGASYEYQERVEEGEEIVVGVNKYTMEEDTRPDILTVDEDTQDRQLERLAAVKDERDDEAVEAALDDVRAAVEAGENVMPSLVEAVKAYATMGEIMDVFAEEHGTYRETVGVV, encoded by the coding sequence ATGTACGACGAGGACGAACTCGCGGACATCCGTGAGGCCCGCGAGGACTGGGAGTCGGAGACCCGCGACCCGACGCGAGAGCGGTTCGGGGAGCGAAAGGACCGATTCGCGACCGTCTCGAACCTCGAAGTCGACGACCTGTACACCCCGAACGACGTGGCGGGCGTCGACTACGAGGAGGACCTCGGCTTCCCGGGTGAGTTCCCGTTCACCCGCGGCCCGTACCCGACGATGTACCGCGGTCGGACGTGGACGATGCGGCAGTTCGCCGGGTTCGGCACCGCGGAGGAGACGAACGACCGGTTCCACTTCCTCGTCGAGAACGGCCAGACCGGACTGTCGACGGCGTTCGACATGCCCTCGCTGATGGGGAAGGACTCCGACGACCCCCTCTCGGACGGCGAAGTCGGAAAGGAGGGCGTCGCCGTCGACACCCTCCGCGACATGGAGATTCTGTTCGACGGCATCGACGTGGGCGAGGTGTCCACCTCGTTCACCATCAACCCCTCCGCGCCCGTGATATACGCGATGTACGTCGCCCTCGCCGACCAGCAGGGCGTCCCGCGCGAGGAGATTCGCGGCACCCTCCAGAACGACATGCTGAAGGAGTTCATCGCGCAGAAGGAGTGGGTCATCCCGCCGGCGCCGTCGCTCGACATGGTGACCGACACCGTGGAGTTCGCGGCCGAACAGACGCCGAAGTTCCACCCCATCTCCGTCTCGGGCTACCACATCCGCGAGGCGGGTTCGACGGCGGTGCAGGAACTCGCCTTCACCCTCGCCGACGGCTTCGCGTACGTCGAGGACGCCCTCGAACGCGGGATGGACATCGACACCGTCGCGCCCCTGCTCTCCTTCTTCTTCAACTCGCACAACTCCATCTTCGAGGAGGTGGCGAAGTTCCGCGCCGCCAGACGCATCTACGCGCGCGTGATGGAGGAGTGGTACGACGCCGAGGACGACGCGTCCAAGCGCCTGAAGTTCCACACGCAGACGGCGGGGCAGTCGCTGACCGCCCAGCAACCGCTGAACAACATCGTCCGCGTGACGATTCAGGCGCTGGCGGGCGTCCTCGGCGGGACGCAGAGCCTCCACACGAACAGCTTCGACGAGGCACTCGCGCTCCCCGGCGAGGAGGCGGTTCGCGTCGCCCTCCGCACCCAGCAGATAATCGCCGAGGAGTCGGGCGCGGCGGACGTCATCGACCCCCTCGGCGGCAGTTTCTTCGTCGAGTCGCTCACCGACGAAGTGGAGGCGGAGGCGATGGCCTACATCGAGGAGATACGCGAGATGGGCGACGGCTCCGTCCGCGACGGCGTCCTCGCCGGCATCGACGAGGGCTACTTCCACCGCGAGATTCAGGGGGCGTCCTACGAGTACCAAGAGCGCGTCGAGGAGGGCGAGGAGATAGTCGTCGGCGTCAACAAGTACACGATGGAGGAGGACACCCGCCCGGACATCCTCACCGTCGACGAGGACACGCAGGACCGACAGTTGGAGCGTCTCGCCGCGGTCAAGGACGAACGCGACGACGAGGCGGTCGAAGCCGCACTGGACGACGTCCGCGCGGCCGTCGAAGCGGGCGAGAACGTCATGCCGTCGCTCGTCGAGGCGGTGAAGGCGTACGCCACGATGGGCGAGATCATGGACGTGTTCGCCGAGGAGCACGGCACGTACCGCGAGACGGTCGGCGTGGTGTGA
- the acs gene encoding acetate--CoA ligase: MSDGDGELEARLVEQEEFEPTEEFVEQANVSDPGIYDEFEENWPHSWERAAEMLDWFDDYDQVLDDSDEPFYEWFVNGKLNASYNCVDRHVENGDKNRVAIKWEGEHGDTRTYTYQDLYREVNEFAAALRELGVEEDDVVTLYMPMVPELPIAMLACARIGAPHSVVFAGFSADALATRMNSADSRFLVTCDGYYRRGDALDHMEKANEGLDGVDHGVDATVVVDRLGDDGFGHDLKGNQHDWDDLMADHDGDRVDPVERDAEDMLFLMYTSGTTGEPKGVKHTTGGYLAYTSWTSHSVLDLKPEDTYWCSADIGWITGHSYIVYGPLSLGTTTVMYEGTPDYPQRDRLWEIVEKYAVDVFYTAPTAIRAFMKWGSQFPERRDLSSLRLLGTVGEPINPRAWKWYYQHIGDEECPVVDTWWQTETGGMMVTTLPGVGTMKPGSAGPPLPGIDARVVDTNGKEVEAGRAGYITVNKPWPGMLRTLYDNDERFISEYWQEYSDSDEGEWVYFPEDGAKIDDDGYITILGRVDDVLNVSGHRLGTMEIESAIVGVEGVAEAAVVGGDHEVKGEAVYAYVILEDGYEETEEMRGKIIEGVEDAIGPIARPEQVVFTPELPKTRSGKIMRRLLEEIANDEELGDTTTLRNPDIVEDIQTKVRGD, translated from the coding sequence ATGTCAGACGGTGACGGAGAACTCGAGGCACGGCTAGTTGAACAGGAGGAGTTCGAACCCACCGAGGAGTTCGTCGAACAGGCGAACGTGTCCGACCCGGGCATCTACGACGAGTTCGAGGAGAACTGGCCGCACAGTTGGGAGCGCGCGGCGGAGATGCTCGACTGGTTCGACGACTACGACCAGGTGCTGGACGACTCCGACGAACCGTTCTACGAGTGGTTCGTGAACGGGAAGCTGAACGCGTCGTACAACTGCGTCGACCGGCACGTCGAGAACGGCGACAAGAACCGCGTCGCCATCAAGTGGGAGGGCGAACACGGCGACACGCGCACCTACACCTATCAGGACCTCTATCGCGAGGTGAACGAGTTCGCGGCCGCCCTCCGTGAACTGGGCGTCGAGGAGGACGACGTCGTCACGCTCTACATGCCGATGGTGCCCGAACTCCCCATCGCCATGCTCGCCTGCGCCCGCATCGGCGCGCCGCACTCGGTGGTGTTCGCCGGCTTCTCCGCGGACGCGCTCGCCACTCGGATGAACTCTGCGGACTCTCGCTTCCTCGTGACGTGCGACGGCTACTACCGCCGCGGCGACGCCCTCGACCACATGGAGAAGGCCAACGAGGGCCTCGACGGCGTCGACCACGGCGTGGACGCCACCGTCGTCGTGGACCGACTGGGCGACGACGGCTTCGGGCACGACCTGAAGGGCAACCAGCACGACTGGGACGACCTGATGGCCGACCACGACGGTGACCGCGTCGACCCCGTCGAACGCGACGCCGAGGACATGCTGTTCCTCATGTACACCTCGGGGACGACGGGCGAACCGAAGGGGGTCAAGCACACGACGGGCGGTTACCTCGCGTACACGTCGTGGACCTCCCACTCCGTCCTCGACCTGAAGCCCGAGGACACCTACTGGTGCTCGGCGGACATCGGCTGGATCACGGGCCACTCGTACATCGTCTACGGCCCCCTCTCGCTGGGGACGACGACGGTGATGTACGAGGGGACGCCGGATTACCCCCAGCGCGACCGTCTGTGGGAGATCGTCGAGAAGTACGCCGTAGACGTGTTCTACACCGCGCCGACGGCCATCCGAGCGTTCATGAAGTGGGGGTCGCAGTTCCCCGAACGCCGCGACCTGTCGTCGCTCCGCCTCCTCGGTACGGTGGGCGAACCCATCAACCCGCGCGCGTGGAAGTGGTACTACCAGCACATCGGCGACGAGGAGTGCCCCGTCGTCGACACGTGGTGGCAGACGGAGACGGGCGGGATGATGGTCACCACCCTGCCCGGCGTCGGGACGATGAAGCCCGGGTCGGCCGGGCCGCCGCTTCCGGGCATCGACGCGCGCGTCGTCGACACGAACGGCAAGGAAGTCGAGGCCGGCCGCGCCGGCTACATCACGGTGAACAAGCCGTGGCCGGGGATGCTCCGGACGCTGTACGACAACGACGAGCGGTTCATCTCCGAGTACTGGCAGGAGTACTCCGACTCCGACGAGGGCGAGTGGGTGTACTTCCCCGAGGACGGCGCGAAGATAGACGACGACGGCTACATCACCATCCTCGGCCGGGTGGACGACGTGCTCAACGTCTCGGGGCACCGCCTCGGGACGATGGAGATAGAGTCCGCCATCGTCGGCGTCGAGGGCGTCGCCGAGGCGGCGGTCGTCGGCGGCGACCACGAGGTGAAGGGCGAGGCCGTCTACGCCTACGTCATCCTCGAGGACGGCTACGAGGAGACCGAGGAGATGCGCGGGAAGATAATCGAGGGCGTCGAGGACGCCATCGGTCCCATCGCCCGCCCCGAACAGGTCGTCTTCACGCCCGAACTGCCGAAGACGCGGTCGGGGAAGATAATGCGTCGGCTCCTCGAAGAGATCGCCAACGACGAGGAACTCGGCGACACCACGACGCTGCGGAACCCCGACATCGTCGAGGACATCCAGACGAAGGTCCGCGGCGACTGA
- a CDS encoding DUF7576 family protein translates to MALSDYTGQSPVGNEDATVVRVAPHRLWQPGRTRTEPCANCGDELVLSEEHLLVVLDERGTRTRRYFREESCVRAWLDAEAGVE, encoded by the coding sequence ATGGCGCTCTCAGACTACACCGGGCAGTCGCCCGTCGGTAACGAGGACGCGACGGTCGTCCGCGTCGCGCCGCACCGACTCTGGCAACCCGGCCGCACCCGGACGGAACCCTGCGCGAACTGCGGCGACGAACTCGTCCTCTCCGAAGAACACCTGCTCGTCGTCCTCGACGAACGAGGGACGCGGACGCGACGCTACTTCCGCGAGGAGTCGTGCGTCCGCGCGTGGTTGGACGCCGAGGCGGGAGTGGAGTGA
- a CDS encoding long-chain-fatty-acid--CoA ligase, whose amino-acid sequence MEKPLLVTDFLDRARRYYGDQEAVVATTGERFTYDELGDRADGFSAAMAARGVEKGDRVAVLDPNTHYHLEAAYGSMQLGAVHTPLNYRLVPADYEYILNDAEVTAVFADYEYAEKIEEIRDDVPTEIFVTNDADAVEGDWLSFDEIIADATDYDRPEMSEDELITINYTSGTTGDPKGVCRTHRTETLHAYLVTSHQDIADDDVYLWTLPMFHVNGWGHIYAVTGAGAKHVCTRGVDAEWIFDTVREEDVSYMCAAPTVLNMLMDHYDKQGGVETSGDAPVRAATAGAAPPEATIRTVEDEFGWYLMHVYGATETGPLITTSDARRFFDDDSDERFEVKKQQGIGYLGTDVRVVDEDGEEVTRDGQTVGEIVVRGNQVMDRYWNKPEETEEAFTDRLEGYYHMGDLAVVDENGFVTIQDRKKDIIISGGENISSIELEDTLFDHDAVGDVAVVPMPSDEWGESPKAFVVPANGDVDDPGVTEADLIDYTRERIATYKVPKEIEFVDELPKTATGKIQKYELREREWEDEDRMVGQG is encoded by the coding sequence ATGGAGAAACCACTGCTCGTCACGGACTTTCTGGACCGAGCACGGCGTTACTACGGCGACCAGGAAGCGGTCGTCGCGACGACCGGCGAACGATTCACCTACGACGAACTCGGGGACCGCGCGGACGGATTCTCCGCGGCCATGGCGGCCCGGGGCGTCGAGAAGGGCGACCGGGTGGCCGTGTTGGACCCGAACACCCACTACCACCTCGAGGCGGCGTACGGGTCGATGCAACTCGGCGCGGTCCACACGCCGTTGAACTACCGACTCGTCCCCGCCGACTACGAGTACATCCTGAACGACGCCGAGGTGACGGCGGTGTTCGCGGACTACGAGTACGCCGAGAAGATAGAGGAGATACGCGACGACGTGCCGACGGAGATATTCGTCACGAACGACGCGGACGCGGTGGAGGGCGACTGGCTCTCGTTCGACGAGATAATCGCCGACGCCACCGACTACGACCGCCCGGAGATGTCCGAGGACGAACTCATCACCATCAACTACACCTCCGGCACGACGGGCGACCCGAAGGGCGTCTGCCGGACGCACCGGACGGAGACGCTGCACGCCTACCTCGTCACGTCCCATCAGGACATCGCCGACGACGACGTCTACCTGTGGACCCTCCCGATGTTCCACGTCAACGGCTGGGGCCACATCTACGCCGTCACCGGGGCCGGGGCGAAGCACGTCTGTACGCGGGGCGTCGACGCCGAGTGGATATTCGACACCGTGCGCGAGGAGGACGTCTCGTACATGTGCGCCGCGCCGACGGTGTTGAACATGCTGATGGACCACTACGACAAACAGGGCGGCGTGGAGACGTCGGGCGACGCGCCCGTGCGGGCGGCCACCGCGGGCGCGGCCCCGCCCGAGGCGACCATCCGGACCGTCGAGGACGAGTTCGGCTGGTACCTCATGCACGTCTACGGCGCGACGGAGACGGGACCGCTCATCACCACCTCCGACGCCCGGCGCTTCTTCGACGACGACAGCGACGAGCGGTTCGAGGTGAAGAAACAGCAAGGCATCGGCTACCTCGGCACCGACGTGCGCGTCGTGGACGAGGACGGCGAAGAGGTGACCCGCGACGGGCAGACCGTCGGCGAAATCGTCGTCCGCGGCAACCAGGTGATGGACCGCTACTGGAACAAACCCGAGGAGACCGAGGAGGCGTTCACCGACCGTCTGGAGGGCTACTACCACATGGGTGACCTCGCCGTCGTGGACGAGAACGGCTTCGTCACCATCCAGGACAGGAAGAAGGACATCATCATCTCCGGCGGCGAGAACATCTCCTCCATCGAGTTGGAGGACACGCTGTTCGACCACGACGCCGTCGGCGACGTGGCGGTCGTTCCGATGCCCTCCGACGAGTGGGGCGAGTCGCCGAAGGCGTTCGTCGTCCCGGCGAACGGCGACGTGGACGACCCCGGCGTGACCGAGGCGGACCTCATCGACTACACGCGCGAACGCATCGCGACGTACAAGGTGCCCAAGGAGATCGAGTTCGTCGACGAACTGCCGAAGACGGCCACCGGGAAGATACAGAAGTACGAACTCCGCGAACGCGAGTGGGAGGACGAAGACCGGATGGTCGGGCAGGGCTGA
- a CDS encoding GNAT family N-acetyltransferase, translated as MDLRDATTSDIEQIRTVANGSMQASYGHAIGEETIADAVETWYDADTLSDWLSDDAVVFVVAVEDGDVVGFVQSYVSEGRETVGEIDWLHVSPDHRSEGVGSQLLKRAEQELTNRGVDRIEGSVLADNEAGADFYAEQGYERTDDRRIEIGGESFEEQTYAKRLDAEGERIVTEERTLDDGETVYVAYDEAVRGKEAPFYAVFLDPERSERYGWMCGEDESFDIAMDTMERIECNTCGNRRKAARWDAAYL; from the coding sequence ATGGACCTTCGAGACGCAACCACGTCGGACATCGAACAGATTCGGACCGTCGCGAACGGGTCGATGCAGGCCTCGTACGGGCACGCGATAGGCGAGGAGACCATCGCGGACGCCGTCGAGACCTGGTACGACGCCGACACGCTTTCGGACTGGCTCTCGGACGACGCCGTGGTGTTCGTCGTCGCAGTCGAGGACGGCGACGTGGTCGGGTTCGTCCAGTCGTACGTCTCGGAGGGACGCGAGACGGTGGGCGAGATAGACTGGCTCCACGTCAGTCCGGACCACCGGAGCGAGGGCGTCGGGTCGCAACTGCTCAAGCGCGCCGAACAGGAACTGACGAACCGCGGCGTGGACCGCATCGAGGGGAGCGTACTCGCGGACAACGAGGCCGGCGCGGACTTCTACGCCGAACAGGGGTACGAGCGGACCGACGACCGACGCATCGAAATCGGCGGCGAGTCCTTCGAGGAGCAGACGTACGCGAAGCGACTCGACGCCGAGGGGGAGCGAATCGTCACCGAGGAACGGACCCTCGACGACGGGGAGACGGTGTACGTGGCCTACGACGAGGCGGTCCGGGGGAAGGAGGCGCCGTTCTACGCCGTCTTCCTCGACCCGGAACGGAGCGAGCGCTACGGGTGGATGTGCGGCGAGGACGAGAGCTTCGACATCGCGATGGACACGATGGAACGAATCGAGTGCAACACCTGCGGGAACCGGCGGAAGGCGGCCCGCTGGGACGCCGCCTACCTGTAG
- a CDS encoding haloacid dehalogenase type II, which yields MARALCFDMYGTLCDTTTVTARLAAELDASGAVVDGVEALWRERQLRYSTHAALMDAYEPFWDLTSRGLDYALAVYGLDPDSATRRRILEAYDELDPFPDAAETLRRLSDAGRELVVLSNGDPAMLDRLAENAGLADHLDGIVSADEVATFKPDPAVYEHAADRLDRSVGDCRLVSSNAWDVAGAGAAGMRTAWVNRRNDPPEELGADPDVELASLAELPDTIV from the coding sequence ATGGCGCGCGCGCTCTGCTTCGACATGTACGGGACGCTCTGCGACACGACGACGGTCACGGCGCGACTGGCGGCGGAACTCGACGCCTCGGGCGCCGTCGTCGACGGCGTCGAGGCACTGTGGCGGGAACGACAGCTTCGATACTCCACGCACGCGGCGTTGATGGACGCGTACGAACCGTTCTGGGACCTCACGTCGCGCGGACTCGACTACGCGCTCGCCGTCTACGGGCTGGACCCCGACTCTGCGACGCGCCGCCGCATCCTCGAAGCGTACGACGAACTGGACCCGTTTCCGGACGCCGCAGAGACGCTTCGCCGTCTCTCGGACGCGGGGCGAGAACTCGTGGTCCTCTCGAACGGCGACCCGGCGATGCTGGACCGTCTCGCCGAGAACGCGGGACTGGCGGACCATCTCGACGGCATCGTCAGCGCCGACGAGGTAGCGACGTTCAAACCCGACCCCGCGGTGTACGAACACGCCGCCGACAGACTCGACCGGTCCGTCGGCGACTGCCGTCTCGTCTCCTCGAACGCGTGGGACGTCGCGGGCGCGGGCGCGGCGGGGATGCGGACGGCGTGGGTGAACCGCCGGAACGACCCGCCGGAGGAACTCGGCGCGGACCCCGACGTGGAACTCGCTTCGCTGGCGGAACTGCCCGACACAATCGTGTGA